In the genome of Pseudomonadota bacterium, one region contains:
- a CDS encoding 1-acyl-sn-glycerol-3-phosphate acyltransferase: MNIINFTQILKSESRYLSADKHLLPIKNIPGLPSFIYYSLLLSVIIRDSFIARIGKYNTKRWAQSSYQTIKIIEAAGGKLDISGLNYIYEHNEPVVFVSNHMSMIDTLIMPTIILAFKQVAFVIKEELIKYPFWGHIMKAVNSIAVSRQNPKEDLYKVFSEGEACLKSGKSVFIFPQATRNTVFDPGSFNSLGVKLAKRAGVHVIPVALKTDFQVNGRLLKDMGAVDPHKTIYVKFGKPLNVEGNGSKTHKIVVDFISTNLKEWGGTVKEAHTSDSGKF, translated from the coding sequence ATGAATATTATAAATTTCACACAAATCCTTAAATCGGAAAGTCGCTATCTCAGTGCAGATAAACATCTTTTGCCGATAAAAAATATCCCAGGCTTGCCTTCATTTATCTATTATTCACTGCTTCTATCTGTTATTATTAGAGATAGCTTTATAGCCCGAATCGGAAAATATAACACAAAAAGATGGGCACAATCTTCTTATCAGACAATTAAAATAATCGAAGCTGCCGGAGGGAAGTTGGATATATCCGGCCTCAACTATATATATGAACATAACGAGCCTGTTGTGTTTGTGTCAAACCACATGAGTATGATAGACACTTTGATTATGCCCACTATTATACTGGCATTTAAACAGGTTGCCTTTGTGATAAAAGAAGAACTGATTAAATATCCGTTTTGGGGCCATATAATGAAGGCAGTAAATTCGATAGCAGTATCAAGACAAAATCCAAAGGAAGACCTATATAAAGTATTTTCGGAAGGAGAAGCATGCTTAAAAAGCGGAAAATCCGTATTTATATTTCCTCAGGCAACAAGAAACACAGTTTTCGATCCAGGCTCTTTTAATTCACTTGGAGTAAAACTTGCTAAAAGAGCGGGCGTACATGTAATTCCTGTTGCCCTTAAGACTGATTTTCAGGTAAACGGCAGGCTGCTCAAAGACATGGGAGCGGTTGATCCGCATAAAACAATTTATGTAAAGTTCGGGAAACCCCTCAATGTGGAAGGTAATGGCAGTAAAACTCACAAAATAGTAGTAGATTTTATTTCAACTAATCTCAAAGAATGGGGCGGTACGGTAAAAGAAGCACATACATCAGATTCCGGCAAATTCTAA
- a CDS encoding dihydropteroate synthase, producing the protein MIIVADNIRITDQIIADAISQMNPVPIQKIVMECEKAGAQVIDVNSGPLSRAPEKHMVFLIDAIQEVSKLPLIVDTANPKAMETGIRACKNKAIVNGFSLEPAKLDKILPLAKKYQTDIIGYLLYPNGHVPPDGDKRLEIAIELFEQFKKHGIDEKRLIIDPIIAPLSWQSGKFQAKEILYVIKHLPDIFGFPVRTIAGLSNLTTGRGHKARKLIMEKVYISMLASAGLSMIMMNVFHNDSIKTVRACNLLIDEKIFAWEEMD; encoded by the coding sequence ATGATTATTGTTGCAGACAATATCAGGATTACAGATCAAATAATTGCAGATGCAATTTCTCAAATGAATCCGGTTCCTATACAAAAGATTGTTATGGAATGCGAGAAAGCAGGTGCACAGGTTATAGATGTAAATTCAGGTCCATTGTCACGAGCGCCTGAAAAACATATGGTTTTTCTGATTGATGCCATCCAGGAAGTTTCCAAACTCCCTTTGATTGTAGATACTGCAAACCCAAAAGCTATGGAAACCGGTATTCGCGCATGCAAAAACAAAGCGATAGTAAACGGTTTTTCCTTAGAACCGGCAAAGCTTGATAAAATACTTCCTCTTGCCAAAAAATACCAGACAGATATCATAGGTTATCTTTTATATCCAAACGGCCATGTACCGCCGGATGGGGATAAACGTCTGGAAATAGCTATTGAGCTTTTTGAGCAATTCAAAAAACACGGCATTGACGAAAAGCGGCTGATTATAGATCCTATAATTGCTCCTCTGTCCTGGCAAAGCGGCAAATTTCAGGCCAAAGAAATTCTATATGTAATAAAGCATCTGCCTGATATATTCGGTTTTCCTGTAAGAACAATTGCAGGACTATCAAATCTTACAACAGGAAGAGGGCATAAAGCCCGAAAACTTATCATGGAGAAAGTTTACATCTCAATGCTTGCATCTGCAGGTCTTTCAATGATTATGATGAATGTATTCCATAATGATAGCATAAAGACCGTAAGAGCTTGTAATTTGCTAATTGATGAGAAGATTTTTGCATGGGAAGAAATGGATTAG
- the fabF gene encoding beta-ketoacyl-ACP synthase II, with the protein MSRRVVITGIGLVTPLGIGVNETWSALCAGKSGISEITRFDTTGFNTKIAAEVKGFAAEDFMSKKDAQRSEPFIAYAVAASRMAIEDSGLVINDSNSGRVGTITGCGLGGLGIMEKTILDLNKKGPGRVSPFFIPLMIGNMAPGMISIIFGVKGPNASIATACAAGTHAVGESFRLIQNGHADAMITGGVESVITMTCVAGFGAMKALSTRNNEPQLASRPFDRDRDGFVVGEGSGIVVLESLSSALERGAHIYAEISGFGMTGDGYHMTSPPPDGEGAVRCMKAAISDAGITPDKVDYINAHGTSTQLNDVYETRAIKTVFGDHAYKIPVSSTKSMTGHLLGAAGGIETVFSALTIKNSIIPPTINLDNPDEECDLDYVPNVARKANIDVVMTNSFGFGGTNAVLVLKKYHS; encoded by the coding sequence TTGAGCAGGCGTGTTGTTATAACAGGAATTGGATTGGTTACACCTCTTGGGATCGGAGTTAACGAAACATGGTCCGCGTTGTGTGCCGGGAAGTCGGGAATCTCTGAGATAACAAGGTTCGATACAACGGGATTTAACACAAAAATAGCAGCAGAAGTCAAAGGGTTTGCAGCAGAAGATTTCATGTCAAAAAAGGACGCCCAGCGTTCCGAACCTTTTATCGCCTATGCCGTAGCAGCATCACGTATGGCTATTGAAGATTCCGGCCTTGTAATAAATGACTCTAATTCAGGCAGGGTTGGTACCATAACAGGGTGCGGGCTCGGAGGACTCGGCATAATGGAAAAGACGATCCTCGATTTGAATAAAAAAGGCCCGGGGCGTGTTAGTCCGTTTTTTATTCCTCTTATGATAGGTAATATGGCTCCTGGAATGATTTCGATTATATTCGGTGTAAAAGGCCCAAACGCATCTATTGCAACTGCTTGTGCTGCGGGAACGCATGCAGTGGGAGAATCATTCAGACTTATCCAAAACGGACATGCAGATGCTATGATAACCGGTGGAGTTGAATCAGTAATTACAATGACCTGTGTAGCCGGTTTCGGTGCAATGAAAGCTCTTTCAACCCGAAATAATGAGCCTCAGCTTGCCTCTCGTCCATTTGACCGGGATCGTGATGGTTTTGTTGTCGGAGAAGGAAGCGGAATCGTTGTTCTTGAGTCTCTTTCGAGTGCTCTTGAAAGAGGAGCACATATATATGCCGAAATATCCGGATTTGGAATGACCGGAGACGGATATCACATGACATCACCGCCTCCGGATGGAGAAGGCGCAGTAAGATGCATGAAAGCAGCTATAAGCGATGCGGGAATTACACCGGATAAAGTTGATTATATAAACGCACATGGCACATCAACTCAGCTAAACGATGTATATGAAACAAGAGCGATAAAAACCGTTTTTGGAGATCATGCCTATAAAATACCGGTAAGTTCAACAAAGTCGATGACCGGTCATCTTCTGGGAGCTGCAGGAGGTATAGAAACTGTTTTTTCGGCGCTCACAATAAAAAACAGTATAATACCACCTACTATAAATCTCGATAATCCGGACGAAGAATGCGATCTTGATTATGTCCCCAATGTTGCGCGTAAGGCAAATATAGATGTTGTAATGACAAATTCTTTCGGCTTCGGAGGCACTAATGCTGTCCTTGTTCTGAAAAAATACCATTCCTGA
- the acpP gene encoding acyl carrier protein, translated as MSVEDKVKKIIAEKLGVEIEKVVPEASFVDDLGADSLDLVELIMSMEEEFETDISDEVAEKLVRVKDVIDYINSH; from the coding sequence ATGTCAGTTGAAGACAAAGTAAAAAAAATTATTGCAGAAAAATTGGGTGTTGAAATTGAAAAAGTTGTCCCTGAAGCTTCATTTGTTGATGATCTTGGTGCCGATTCGCTTGACCTGGTTGAATTAATTATGTCTATGGAAGAAGAGTTTGAAACGGATATCTCAGATGAAGTCGCTGAAAAGCTTGTAAGAGTTAAAGATGTAATCGACTATATAAATTCACATTAA